One genomic region from Lycorma delicatula isolate Av1 chromosome 9, ASM4794821v1, whole genome shotgun sequence encodes:
- the LOC142329880 gene encoding uncharacterized protein LOC142329880 isoform X2 gives MAKKTDWALSAINRSTIPDSLTTGASKLILNQERWSERFQDLSGYCNIGSKTMDNLAQQSGEQLNTPVITNDGFDFGLRSLTQERFDGFEELDPWEASPPLNNSNNSTNDTDWEEVNNWLLLKSNNNIQEEDLYNVDIDAAEEKPHPLMRLDRDILLSQSPSDYNQLSCFDSVSQSSHDNKTSVRQEQLLFPTDMDKNLCNNNNNSDIINMNNVLNSNTINNNNNNSNNNSNNCFPVKLQPLEQQQQNLVLRPPLQRAFSKSDAFVNGSFIKNRRDPETLSSIFKSEEPFIGECSKPLSSCSTNDNNTISTVMSNNDSLKVDAIIISPEVIATTSTTAMSSSLSVNNAISRSSTLVNSYNTTTITTATSATNIVNNNKNSYNSSDSTTEYIIPDSIKPEPIDISDIEVETIHDRGTVTAPTFRKSFKIPSKNSNNNNNNNMRKSGLKLDIDSAARLVTSAASSVVTPTISMSACDPGVSLSTPDVLRPLLNSNGEFNLLTYINDDLGSTNILGTSRSNSPASVDFKRNFSKTKSVRQSKKSSRVVVEKCESAMYEPPTLPSVLPTVKEENVIEDINEESQDHYDEQEEVASMKVERSSRRTASKRRRVVKKSEDMESDLSNISDDYIEEDDEEHDKTFHPTPNRRKRTFSSTSRSSSTVSYTSRRKLSRETDSSDYESVTSGADRYRELRDRNNEASRRSRLNRKSREMEMKQQAVKLEQENKRLKAKADEMERLVKRLREGLMQLVLKKH, from the exons ATGGCAAAAAAGACAGATTGGGCTTTATCAGCCATCAATCGATCGACTATACCAGATTCATTGACGACGGGAGCTTCAAAGCTAATTCTGAACCAGGAACGCTGGTCGGAGCGCTTCCAGGATCTCAGCGGTTACTGCAACATTGGATCCAAAACAATGGACAACTTGGCTCAGCAATCGGGTGAACAACTTAACACACCAGTTATAACAA ATGATGGGTTTGACTTTGGTCTCCGCAGTTTAACACAGGAGAGGTTTGATGGTTTCGAAGAATTAGACCCATGGGAAGCTTCACCtccattaaataatagtaataatagtacaaATGATACCGATTGGGAAGAGGTAAATAATtggttattattaaaatcaaataacaacATTCAAGAAGAAGATTTATATAATGTTGATATTGATGCCGCCGAAGAGAAACCTCATCCATTAATGAGATTGGATCGAGACATATTACTATCACAATCTCCATCAGATTATAATCAATTATCTTGTTTTGATTCGGTTTCACAATCGTCACACGATAACAAAACAAGCGTTCGGCAAGAACAACTTTTATTTCCAACAGATATGGATAAGAATTtatgtaataacaataacaacagtgatattattaatatgaataatgttttaaatagcaataccattaacaataataataataatagtaacaataatagtaataattgctTCCCAGTAAAGTTACAGCCACTGGAACAACAGCAACAGAATTTAGTGTTAAGACCACCACTGCAAAGAGCATTTAGTAAATCAGATGCTTTTGTAAATGGTAGTTTTATTAAGAACCGCAGAGACCCTGAGACGTTAAGTTCTATATTTAAATCTGAAGAACCTTTTATCGGTGAATGTAGCAAACCGTTATCATCGTGTTCTACAAACGATAATAATACTATATCAACAGTAATGAGTAATAATGATTCATTAAAGGTAGATGCAATAATTATATCACCAGAAGTTATAGCAACCACTTCTACTACTGCAATGTCATCTTCATTGTCTGTAAATAATGCTATTTCGCGATCGAGTACATTAGTAAATAGTTACAATACTACCACCATTACTACTGCTACATCAGCtacaaatattgtaaataataataaaaatagttataattctaGCGATAGTACTACTGAATATATTATACCGGATTCAATCAAGCCTGAACCTATCGACATATCAGATATTGAAGTCGAAACAATTCATGATCGTGGGACTGTTACAGCACCTACTTtcagaaaatcatttaaaataccttcaaaaaatagtaacaacaacaataataataatatgaggaAATCTGGATTAAAGTTGGATATAGATTCTGCTGCAAGATTAGTTACTAGTGCTGCATCATCTGTTGTAACGCCTACAATCAGTATGTCTGCTTGTGATCCAGGAGTTTCATTAAGTACACCTGATGTATTACGTCCTCTACTTAATAGCAATGGCGAATTTAATCTGCTGACCTATATTAAT gatgACTTGGGCAGTACAAATATATTGGGAACCAGTAGAAGTAATTCTCCTGCATCtgttgattttaaaagaaatttttcaaaaactaagtCTGTACGACAATCAAAAAAATCATCCCGTGTAGTAGTAGAAAAATGTGAATCTGCAATGTATGAACCACCAACATTACCATCTGTTTTACCGACtgttaaagaagaaaatgttatagAAGACATTAATGAAGAATCTCAAGATCATTACGATGAACAGGAAGAGGTGGCTTCGATGAAAGTAGAAAGATCATCAAGAAGAACTGCTAGTAAAAGAAGAAGAGTTGTTAAAAAATCTGAAGATATGGAATCGgatttaagtaatatttctgATGATTATATTGAAGAAGATGATGAAGAACATGATAAGACTTTTCATCCGACACCTAACAGAAGAAAACGAACATTTAGTAGTACGAGTAGGTCGAGCAGTACGGTTTCATATACGAGTAGAAGAAAACTATCAAGAGAGACTGATTCATCCGATTATGAATCGGTCACGTCCGGTGCCGATCGTTATCGTGAATTACGTGATCGTAATAATGAAGCGTCAAGAAGATCGAGATTAAATAGAAAATCACGAGAAATGGAAATGAAACAGCAAGCAGTAAAGCTCGAACAagaaaataaacgattaaaagCTAAAGCTGATGAAATGGAAAGGTTGGTTAAAAGATTACGTGAGGGTTTAATGCAATTAGTGTTAAAGAAACATTAG
- the LOC142329880 gene encoding uncharacterized protein LOC142329880 isoform X1 → MAKKTDWALSAINRSTIPDSLTTGASKLILNQERWSERFQDLSGYCNIGSKTMDNLAQQSGEQLNTPVITIDDGFDFGLRSLTQERFDGFEELDPWEASPPLNNSNNSTNDTDWEEVNNWLLLKSNNNIQEEDLYNVDIDAAEEKPHPLMRLDRDILLSQSPSDYNQLSCFDSVSQSSHDNKTSVRQEQLLFPTDMDKNLCNNNNNSDIINMNNVLNSNTINNNNNNSNNNSNNCFPVKLQPLEQQQQNLVLRPPLQRAFSKSDAFVNGSFIKNRRDPETLSSIFKSEEPFIGECSKPLSSCSTNDNNTISTVMSNNDSLKVDAIIISPEVIATTSTTAMSSSLSVNNAISRSSTLVNSYNTTTITTATSATNIVNNNKNSYNSSDSTTEYIIPDSIKPEPIDISDIEVETIHDRGTVTAPTFRKSFKIPSKNSNNNNNNNMRKSGLKLDIDSAARLVTSAASSVVTPTISMSACDPGVSLSTPDVLRPLLNSNGEFNLLTYINDDLGSTNILGTSRSNSPASVDFKRNFSKTKSVRQSKKSSRVVVEKCESAMYEPPTLPSVLPTVKEENVIEDINEESQDHYDEQEEVASMKVERSSRRTASKRRRVVKKSEDMESDLSNISDDYIEEDDEEHDKTFHPTPNRRKRTFSSTSRSSSTVSYTSRRKLSRETDSSDYESVTSGADRYRELRDRNNEASRRSRLNRKSREMEMKQQAVKLEQENKRLKAKADEMERLVKRLREGLMQLVLKKH, encoded by the exons ATGGCAAAAAAGACAGATTGGGCTTTATCAGCCATCAATCGATCGACTATACCAGATTCATTGACGACGGGAGCTTCAAAGCTAATTCTGAACCAGGAACGCTGGTCGGAGCGCTTCCAGGATCTCAGCGGTTACTGCAACATTGGATCCAAAACAATGGACAACTTGGCTCAGCAATCGGGTGAACAACTTAACACACCAGTTATAACAA taGATGATGGGTTTGACTTTGGTCTCCGCAGTTTAACACAGGAGAGGTTTGATGGTTTCGAAGAATTAGACCCATGGGAAGCTTCACCtccattaaataatagtaataatagtacaaATGATACCGATTGGGAAGAGGTAAATAATtggttattattaaaatcaaataacaacATTCAAGAAGAAGATTTATATAATGTTGATATTGATGCCGCCGAAGAGAAACCTCATCCATTAATGAGATTGGATCGAGACATATTACTATCACAATCTCCATCAGATTATAATCAATTATCTTGTTTTGATTCGGTTTCACAATCGTCACACGATAACAAAACAAGCGTTCGGCAAGAACAACTTTTATTTCCAACAGATATGGATAAGAATTtatgtaataacaataacaacagtgatattattaatatgaataatgttttaaatagcaataccattaacaataataataataatagtaacaataatagtaataattgctTCCCAGTAAAGTTACAGCCACTGGAACAACAGCAACAGAATTTAGTGTTAAGACCACCACTGCAAAGAGCATTTAGTAAATCAGATGCTTTTGTAAATGGTAGTTTTATTAAGAACCGCAGAGACCCTGAGACGTTAAGTTCTATATTTAAATCTGAAGAACCTTTTATCGGTGAATGTAGCAAACCGTTATCATCGTGTTCTACAAACGATAATAATACTATATCAACAGTAATGAGTAATAATGATTCATTAAAGGTAGATGCAATAATTATATCACCAGAAGTTATAGCAACCACTTCTACTACTGCAATGTCATCTTCATTGTCTGTAAATAATGCTATTTCGCGATCGAGTACATTAGTAAATAGTTACAATACTACCACCATTACTACTGCTACATCAGCtacaaatattgtaaataataataaaaatagttataattctaGCGATAGTACTACTGAATATATTATACCGGATTCAATCAAGCCTGAACCTATCGACATATCAGATATTGAAGTCGAAACAATTCATGATCGTGGGACTGTTACAGCACCTACTTtcagaaaatcatttaaaataccttcaaaaaatagtaacaacaacaataataataatatgaggaAATCTGGATTAAAGTTGGATATAGATTCTGCTGCAAGATTAGTTACTAGTGCTGCATCATCTGTTGTAACGCCTACAATCAGTATGTCTGCTTGTGATCCAGGAGTTTCATTAAGTACACCTGATGTATTACGTCCTCTACTTAATAGCAATGGCGAATTTAATCTGCTGACCTATATTAAT gatgACTTGGGCAGTACAAATATATTGGGAACCAGTAGAAGTAATTCTCCTGCATCtgttgattttaaaagaaatttttcaaaaactaagtCTGTACGACAATCAAAAAAATCATCCCGTGTAGTAGTAGAAAAATGTGAATCTGCAATGTATGAACCACCAACATTACCATCTGTTTTACCGACtgttaaagaagaaaatgttatagAAGACATTAATGAAGAATCTCAAGATCATTACGATGAACAGGAAGAGGTGGCTTCGATGAAAGTAGAAAGATCATCAAGAAGAACTGCTAGTAAAAGAAGAAGAGTTGTTAAAAAATCTGAAGATATGGAATCGgatttaagtaatatttctgATGATTATATTGAAGAAGATGATGAAGAACATGATAAGACTTTTCATCCGACACCTAACAGAAGAAAACGAACATTTAGTAGTACGAGTAGGTCGAGCAGTACGGTTTCATATACGAGTAGAAGAAAACTATCAAGAGAGACTGATTCATCCGATTATGAATCGGTCACGTCCGGTGCCGATCGTTATCGTGAATTACGTGATCGTAATAATGAAGCGTCAAGAAGATCGAGATTAAATAGAAAATCACGAGAAATGGAAATGAAACAGCAAGCAGTAAAGCTCGAACAagaaaataaacgattaaaagCTAAAGCTGATGAAATGGAAAGGTTGGTTAAAAGATTACGTGAGGGTTTAATGCAATTAGTGTTAAAGAAACATTAG